A single Sorex araneus isolate mSorAra2 chromosome 8, mSorAra2.pri, whole genome shotgun sequence DNA region contains:
- the LOC101541302 gene encoding haptoglobin, translated as MSALGAVIALLLWGQLFALDVGNEVTDAADDSCPKPPPIANGYVEHQVRYRCQKHYRLRNGGGVYTLDSEKRWVSEELGEQLPECEAVCGKPKNPVTQVQRILGGSVDAKGSFPWQAKMVSHHNLTSGATLIHEQWLLTTVKNLLLGHPEGTAAKDIAPTLRLYLGRGQQVQVEKVVFHPDPANVDIGLIKLKEKVPINERVMPICLPSQDYAQVGRVGYVSGWGRNANFRFTELLKYVMLPVADQKDCVEHYEGSTEPAKKASKSPVGVQPILNEHTFCAGMSRYQEDTCYGDAGSAFAVHDLEEDTWYAAGILSFDKSCQVAEYGVYVKVTSILDWVRETMAEG; from the exons ATGAG TGCCCTGGGAGCTGTGATCGCCCTCCTTCTCTGGGGACAACTGTTTGCTCTGGACGTGGGCAACGAGGTCACAGATGCTGCAG ATGACAGCTGCCCGAAGCCCCCTCCGATTGCAAACGGCTACGTGGAGCACCAGGTGCGCTACCGGTGCCAGAAGCACTACCGGCTGCGCAATGGAGGAG GAGTGTACACCCTCGACAGCGAGAAGCGCTGGGTCAGCGAGGAGCTTGGAGAGCAGCTCCCCGAGTGTGAAGCAG TGTGTGGGAAGCCAAAGAATCCCGTGACGCAGGTGCAGCGGATCCTGGGTGGCTCAGTGGACGCCAAGGGCAGCTTTCCCTGGCAGGCCAAGATGGTCTCGCACCACAACCTCACCTCGGGGGCCACGCTGATCCACGAGCAGTGGCTGCTGACCACGGTCAAGAATCTCCTCCTGGGCCACCCCGAAGGGACGGCGGCGAAAGACATTGCGCCCACGCTGAGACTCTACCTGGGCCGGGGGCAGCAAGTACAGGTGGAGAAAGTGGTTTTCCACCCCGACCCCGCCAACGTGGACATCGGGCTCATCAAACTCAAAGAGAAGGTGCCCATCAATGAGAGAGTGATGCCCATCTGCCTCCCTTCTCAGGACTACGCCCAAGTGGGGCGCGTGGGCTACGTATCTGGCTGGGGGCGGAATGCCAACTTCAGGTTTACAGAGCTGCTCAAGTACGTCATGCTGCCTGTGGCAGACCAGAAGGACTGTGTGGAGCACTACGAGGGCAGCACCGAGCCTGCCAAGAAGGCTTCCAAGAGCCCTGTTGGGGTCCAGCCCATACTGAATGAGCACACCTTCTGCGCCGGCATGTCCCGGTACCAGGAAGACACCTGCTATGGTGATGCGGGCAGCGCCTTCGCCGTCCATGACCTGGAGGAAGATACCTGGTACGCCGCCGGCATCCTGAGCTTCGATAAGAGCTGTCAGGTGGCCGAGTACGGGGTATACGTGAAGGTGACCTCCATCCTGGACTGGGTCCGGGAAACCATGGCTGAGGGCTAG
- the TXNL4B gene encoding thioredoxin-like protein 4B isoform X1, translating to MSFLLPKLTSKKEVDQAIKCTAEKVLVLRFGRDEDPVCLQLDDILAKTAADLSKMATIYLVDVDRTPVYTHYFDISYIPSTVFFFNGQHMKVDYGSPDHTKFVGSFKTKQDFIDLIEVIYRGAMRGKLIVQSPIDPKNIPKYDLLYQDI from the exons ATGAGCTTCCTTTTGCCCAAACTGACTAGCAAAAAGGAAGTTGACCAGGCAATAAAATGCACTGCAGAGAAGGTATTGGTGCTCAGGTTTGGGAGAGATGAGGATCCTGTCTGTCTGCAACTGGATGATATT CTCGCTAAAACCGCCGCTGACCTGAGTAAAATGGCCACCATCTACCTAGTAGACGTGGACCGAACTCCAGTGTACACACACTACTTTGACATCAGTTATATTCCCTCCACGGTGTTCTTCTTCAACGGGCAGCACATGAAAGTCGATTATGG GTCTCCAGATCACACCAAGTTTGTGGGAAGTTTCAAAACCAAACAAGATTTCATAGATTTGATTGAAGTAATTTACCGAGGAGCAATGAGAGGGAAACTTATTGTCCAAAGTCCGATTGATCCCAAGAATATCCCCAAGTACGATCTTCTCTATCAAGACATTTAG
- the TXNL4B gene encoding thioredoxin-like protein 4B isoform X2 has translation MSFLLPKLTSKKEVDQAIKCTAEKVLVLRFGRDEDPVCLQLDDILAKTAADLSKMATIYLVDVDRTPVYTHYFDISYIPSTVFFFNGQHMKVDYGARGTIWDAADGTAMCKTSALPAVLSLSGP, from the exons ATGAGCTTCCTTTTGCCCAAACTGACTAGCAAAAAGGAAGTTGACCAGGCAATAAAATGCACTGCAGAGAAGGTATTGGTGCTCAGGTTTGGGAGAGATGAGGATCCTGTCTGTCTGCAACTGGATGATATT CTCGCTAAAACCGCCGCTGACCTGAGTAAAATGGCCACCATCTACCTAGTAGACGTGGACCGAACTCCAGTGTACACACACTACTTTGACATCAGTTATATTCCCTCCACGGTGTTCTTCTTCAACGGGCAGCACATGAAAGTCGATTATGG tgctcgggggaccatatgggacgctgcgGATGGAACAgctatgtgcaaaacaagtgccctacctgctgtactctctctctccggcccctaa